A single window of Ictalurus furcatus strain D&B chromosome 3, Billie_1.0, whole genome shotgun sequence DNA harbors:
- the golga7bb gene encoding golgin subfamily A member 7B, translated as MATELQNLQDLRHSASLVTKVFIQRDYTEGTVCKFLTKLPAELNSRIERTLFEDTVKTLNSYYAEAEKISGQSYLEGCLACVSAYIIFLCMETRYEKVLKKISMYIQEQNENIYAPRGLLITDPIERGMRVIEISVFEDRSSSSSSSSGSSASGSSAR; from the exons ATGGCGACAGAG CTCCAAAACCTTCAGGATCTGAGGCATAGTGCCTCACTAGTCACCAAGGTGTTCATTCAGAGGGACTACACCGAGGGCACCGTTTGCAAGTTCCTCACCAAACTTCCAGCAGAACTCAACAGCAGG ATTGAGCGGACGCTGTTTGAGGACACTGTGAAGACTCTCAATAGCTACTACGCAGAGGCAGAGAAGATCAGCGGTCAGTCTTACCTGGAGGGCTGCTTGGCCTGTGTGTCAGCTTACATTATATTCCTCTGCATGGAGACACGATATGAGAAG GTCTTAAAAAAGATCTCCATGTATATTCAGGAGCAGAATGAGAACATCTATGCACCCCGAGGACTTCTTATCACTGACCCTATTGAGAGGGGCATGAGAGTG ATAGAAATCTCTGTCTTTGAGGATCGTAGCTCTTCCAGCTCCAGTTCCAGTGGCAGCTCCGCATCTGGCAGCAGTGCTCGGTGA